The Penaeus monodon isolate SGIC_2016 unplaced genomic scaffold, NSTDA_Pmon_1 PmonScaffold_23527, whole genome shotgun sequence DNA window tattatatatatatacagtatttatatacatatatatgaattaattgttatggtggtgtgtgtgtgtgtgttgtgtgtgtgtctatatatacatattatacacaataggattatatacaatgagagagagagtgtgtgttgtggtgtgtgtatattatacatatatatgttacatgtgtatgtgtgtatatatatgtatacattattatataatatatatatatatatagatatatatatatatatatgtagtgtgtgtgtgtgtgtattgtatgtactatatatatatatacgcaatataatatatattatatatataaaatgagagagagtgtgtatgtgtgtgtatatatatatgtgtgtatatatatgtatatatatgtatacaatgtatatatgtaatatatatatgatagatagatatgtatgtatgtatattatatgagagagaggaagtgtatgtgtgtgtatatatatacagtattaatatacaaatatatatatatgtgtgtatgtatatatggttttatatataatatatatatatatatataataataatgagagagagtatatatatgtatttatatacaatatatatatatattatatatatatatatatatatacacaacacacattatgatatatatacaatgagagacagagagatagtgtatgtgtgtatatatacaatatatatatgtatgtatgtatattattatatgaaagagaggctgtgtatgtgtgtgcgtagcagtgtgtacatttgtatgtatatgtgcttatcaacattatatagccgtttgtttacatatgcttatcactattattatcattgccgtctGGTACATGTACACCATTTGATATGACTTGTCTGTATTTCATCTCTCTGAGAATTAATTTTAGGCCCTGAAAAGGGCCGAGGATAATAGTTTTGTGTTGCAGGTATGCAATCAAAACCTTAGGCGCGCTCTCCGCGGATACGGCGAGCAAGTTGGATGTCCTTAGGCATGATTGTGACTCTTTTGGCGTGGATAGCGCACAGGTTGGTGTCCTCAAAGAGGCCGACCAGGTAAGCCTCGGAAGCTTCCTGCAGAGCCATGACAGCAGAGGACTGGAAGCGGAGGTCAGTCTTGAAGTCCTGGGCAATCTCGCGAACGAGACGCT harbors:
- the LOC119570258 gene encoding histone H3-like — its product is MARTKQTARKSTGGKAPRKQFGHQAARKSAPATGGVKKPHRYRPGTVALREIRRYQKSTELLIRKLPFQRLVREIAQDFKTDLRFQSSAVMALQEASEAYLVGLFEDTNLCAIHAKRVTIMPKDIQLARRIRGERA